The Topomyia yanbarensis strain Yona2022 chromosome 3, ASM3024719v1, whole genome shotgun sequence nucleotide sequence ATGCAATAGGAATTTTGTTACACTTCATTTTCAATGTGATTCATTAGTATATTAGTACTTACCGATGATAAATTGTGGATCACAATTGATTTCACTTGATTCGTTGTCGTTCGAGTAAACTATACTTTGTGAAACAAAACACGAGTGCATGCAcgctgaaaatgattttttaacaGCATGGCTGACAGCTATTATGCACAGCACCAACAATATCAAAAAGACCCATGTTTATGGTAATTTCAAATATACACCATGTTCAGTTAAAAAACACTGGTATATCTTTTCATTATTACAATGTTTATAGTaataaaagtacagaaaattgAGACCAAATGCATAGAAAAATCTAAACTTTTAGTAGTCATTTCAACCATGGAATCGTGATTAAATCAAATAGGCAAATTAGTAAAAACTACCATGCATACTGTTAGAAATCAAATCGTATTTTTAAGCATTTTCGTGTAGTTTGATGGCTATTGATGGTAAATTTTACTATATATTGAAAATGGTATTTTCTACCATGGCTATATGGTTATCACTACCATGCATTTCTTTTCAGTGTACAGATAAAATACAGGGGTGACATtggaaaaactctagaaagagaactgcggagactccattttggatcgtttGGATAcgggtttagctgtcaaaaaacgaatccaaacgaacattgtctgtccttataacattggacgtgttgtcatacaatgccggggcatacgttgccaaaaatgctgtttttctctccgcagttctcttactatgaGTTTTTCTAGGTGACATTACGCATTTCGAAACGAAAGGTGTATTGTATGCGAGATTGTATCAAAAAGTCGACTTGAATTGTTCGCATTTATATGATTTATAATCGGTATgtaatggtttgtccggaatttgccTTCAAAGAGAATGTTGACaatatgcttattggccctatTCAAATAACGCGCGAGGATACTGCTTTTCTTTAAAATTATCTAGCAGCACTGACGCTGTTAGGAAATATTatagcaaaaatttcaaaacgtcaAATTTCTGCATCAGAGTTTTACGGTTTTGTTCAACGCCGCTTCGTTTGCTGTTTTTGATTTGAAAATCACAAAGAAATCGGTAATTTCGAATCGAATTGTTGTAAGAACCCCGAATTTTGATTTTCCGTGTACGCCAGGCGATAATAGTGCTTGTGGAATATCTGGTTGAAAAGTAAAATTCAAGCAAAAAGTGTTCGGCTTTTGCTGTCTGAAAAGAAGCCATCGTTAAAACGAAAGCAACGGTTTAAGAAAATCCGATGATGGAGAATAATCGGGTTGAGTCCGTCGGTCCAGGCGATAACGAAACTCTGGTTTCACTTTCCAAGCGGCTGAGTTACGACTACTCGAATGTTTCCTTCGAATTGAGTAAGTAATTTTGCTTGGGCCATTACAAGTAAGGTTAGGTGTAATTGTTTACGTTTCCATATTTAGATCGGAAGAAGCGGAAACTGTATGATATGAATGATATCTCCAGTGACGGGAACAACAGCACGATGGAAGAGCGATGTTTGGAGTCATCCGGTGTAGCTAACAATTCGAACGCATTGCAGAGCCCTTGGGAGACGCGTCGGATGAAAGCGGACCTTATCGAGGCTCGTTCAAGGGTAAGTTTTTAATTCCAGAGTCTTCGGTATTTGTTCAAAATAAACTGCACGGTGTGCTTAGTAACACTGCAAGATAgaaagaaaattataaacttattTGATTTCAGATTACAATGCTGAAGAAAGAAATTGAGCACCAAAACACCGAGATGGCCACCTCGCAACTGAAGAACCAACATAAAATTTCTTCCCTGGAAAAGGAGCTCAGCTATAACGTTAAGAAAGTTTCCGATCTTGAGAAGCATATATCTGCTTTACGTAAGCGGGAAAAAGCCGCTCAAGAAGATTTGGTCAAGTATAAAAATCAgtataatattttaaaacaatcgTCAGGCGATCAGTTATTCGAATTACGGCGAGCCCTCAAAGATTTAGAGCAGCAGTACACCTTTGAGAAAAGCGAGTTGAATTCGGAGGTTCGTGATTTGAATAGTCAAATGATGGAAATCGAAGATCAGCTTTCAATCACTCAGGAAGAATTGGATACGTATAAGGAAATGAATGAAACACTACAGTCCAAGGCTGATTCTTACGATGCCAGCCAGAAGGAGTTGGATGAAGTTAAAGAAAAATTAGCTGAGGCTGAGTCAAGGATAAAAACGCTGGAGTATGAAGTTGGTAGCTACGAAGATTGGAAAAATTTGTCCAAGGTATCAACATCACGGTTGGCAAACTACGCCGAACAGGAGAAAGAGCTGACCAGGTTGAAGGAAGAAttcaaaaatcttcatgaagTCATTGGCAATAAAATGCTGTTAGAAGAGCAGGTGGCGAGTTTAACCACCAGGttggaaaatttcgaaaagaATGAAATCGACGCCGTTGCTCTGAGCGTAAAAGTTAAGGACTTGGAAAAGGAGCTGGCTGATTGGCGCCAGCTGGCAGCGGATTTTTGTCCGAAGAATTCTGCCCGTAGTCCGATTATTGTCCGATCTCAGATTGAGCAGATCCTGCAAAAGGATTTGATTTTGACCAGCGAAAAAACATCTGTCAAAAATGAGAAAAGTCAAATTCAGACAGTAATCGACGAGGTTAGGGCAGAAAACGAACAACTACAGAAGCAGCTAGAGGATCACAAGCGGTCTCTGCGCAATCATCAGACGATATTACACCGAGTACAAAAGAAGCTGCACTTGGTGGCCGGGGAGAGAGATTGCTGGAAGCAACTGCTGGACAGCTACGAAAAGGATTTGACAAGTAAGTGTTGATAAGGATTAGTTTGGGGAATTCTAGCGCGTTTTATTTTCTGCATTGCTGTAAAAAACTTCATATTTGGGTTTATAAGTAAAATGCCTCGACAATTTTTGTTGATCagaatcaaatattgaaatttttcccCAACATTCCAGTCAACCCGACTACGGTGAGCAGCCAGGAGGCTTTGATGCGTACTAGAATCGAGATGCTCGAAAAGCAACTTTCAGGCTATCGAGAGTTGAACACCAAAATGGAAAACGAATTACAGGCAGCCAAATCTATGCCTGATACGGGTAAGTAATTGTCATTTCCAACGATGATTGTGAATAGACAGCGTTCTTTTCTTTTGCCAGGGATGGATTCCGCCCTAACTAGTGAACAGTATGAAAAATTGCGTCGCGAAATCGACATGTTCCGGATGGAGAATGAGCGACTAAAGAAACGAAAGGATGAACTAGAACTGGAGTTGGAGAATGTCACGCTGCGGGCGGAAATTAATCGTGATAGGTATAAGGTAGTTCGGTTTGAAGACAGTCCCGCTAATGAGGCATATGAAGCACATAAGAACGAAGTGGAAAAGCTGCAGGCGGAAATCGAGCGACTTAAGATTCGCAACCGCAAGCTGGAGGAGGGCAACGACGAGCTAACAATTAGGCTGAACGACAGCAATATGACGATGAACGTGATGGAATTGAATAACCTAAAGGCGCAAGTGCAGTCACTTGAGGCAAAAAATCAACACATTAAGGAGGTTTACAAAGCAGCTAGCAACGAGTTCCGCGAGGTGTGTTACATGTTGTTTGGGTACAGAGTCGATCGGGTTGGAAATACCAACTACCGAATCTCTAGCATGTATGCCGAGAGCGAGGAGGAGTATTTAAACTTCCGGTTGAACGAGTCCGGTACGGTTCTAAACATGCTGGAGACAGCATACAGCGAAGCGATTGCCGATATGGTCACCACTCATTTGGGCACGCATGGTTCCTTGCCGGCGTTCCTTAGCACTCTTACGTTGGATTTGTTCAATCGCACGACGGTGATGGTGCAGGGTTAAATATATCGACAGGGTACTGCTTAGAAGTACGATCTTGCTACTTTTCCGCTCTTGGATTTAGATATTTAAAATATAATGTAGTGGACGTGACAAAAGACATTTGAAAGGTAGGAAGCTTAGTCGCGACCAGAAATTTAACATAGACAGCTGTGTGTAATCGCCAATCCAGCGATTGATTTGATAAGATAAATAACTTACGACGATTATTTCGGAGGAATTTGTTGTTTGAGAAAATATCCCGAGCCCGTTTGTAAGCTATTCTTGGAGGTGTTATTTGTTATTCGTTAAATCAGGAAACAGGATGACAAATCCTTCCTTATCTCATttgtcaggatgtcacactggGGGTTATACCGAACAGTCACTTTAGGTGAGGTGACACATTTTTCGAGTCGTGCGATTACTGAAGTCACCTGAGGTGAGACGAGTCACTCACATGTGTCTCTCATATTACTCTGGTATGTCATTGTATTCTGTTAACCATTTCACGTGACAGAAGGgacgaaaaaaatgagatgGCGTCggcgtaaaaaaaaattaaatattttataacaTTCGTAGGGGAACTGTGAAAAATACTGACGGCGAAGTAAGATGGACACATGCTTTTTACAAGCATATAACATTTAAACTCCATATGAATTTAATGCGTACCGTAAATCCATATGAACTTAATCCGTACCCGTACCGTACCGTATCATTATGAATAATCGTGAGTTTTAAAACTCAGTAGGTCGCGAAAACTGTCATATGTGCAAAATTTAAGCAAACATTGAAAATCAATTGTACATCTATATGCAGATGTAATTTTCAAGATCAGCAAGAACGGATCTTCCTTCAGTGTGTCAGTTCTGAAAATTGACGGACGGAGAGTTTTATAAAAAGAAAGCCAGAAGGCGACCGAAATTACATCTGCGGCATACCGCAAGGAATTGGCGGAAGTTGATGCTGTTAaggaaattaaattgaaaaaaacaaatcaaagcTAGAAATTTTTTTGGGGGACTCACTTTGCGATCAGTGTTGATCTTAGTTTGTTAATTAAATGGAAGAATCTGGCTGgattaaatacttttattgcagTACTCGATTTAGTGCAATTTTCTACAGTGTAAAAACATATGTAATGCTTGCAATGAATGAACTTgcgtggattttttttaatgagtAATACTTTTCATAAATTTAGATTTCTAAGGTTTATTGTGGATAAAAAGCAACTGTTTGTGAAAACTTATTGGTTTTTCGTTAACCTATCTATTAACTTATATCTTATATACTTAACCAGGCAAGTTAGATTAGTTGAACGAAACTCGTTGACTCATCCTTTcaacaaagcaaaacaaattggCAGGACATGAGTGGTTGGTTGGGTTTCTAACACGAAACCCCGAAATAGCACTTCCAAAGCCGGAAGCAACTTCTGCTGCTCGTGCACACGGGTTCAACAAACCGGCAGTTAACGCGTTTTTTGATTTACTTGAAGGCATTATTAAAGACAAGAAGTTTGGCCCAGCCCAAATATATAAAGCGGATGAAACCTGGATTAGCACGGTTAGTTCAATAATTGAAAGTGATTCAAGGTTGTCTTTTTTAATCTTGTGTTGTTTTCTAGGTGcatccaaaaacaaaaatgtggCTCGGGAAGGGAAAAAGCTATTCGGATCTATTACCATTGTGGAGCGTGGTGAAACAATATCTGTAATGATATGCACGTCGGCGATGGGACAACATTTGCCGCCACTGAAAAAAGGGGTTCCTGTGAGGACGAAGTTCAGATGTAATTCATCGTGATAAATGGCGGTTGAAATATTTCTAGATTTGTTCGATCATTTCCTTGAGTACGGTAACTCCTGTTTTGCTCATCGTGGACGGGCATAGCAGCCACACAAAGAACCTCGCATTGTAGCAACAAAATGCAATTTGGACGTTGCGTCATGGGGCCATTTCAAAACTATTATGCCAACGCTGCTGAGGTTTTCATGCGTCAACATCCAGGCCGTGTAGTTCCCTGGGCTTCGGTGATGAGCCTGATGGGCGCGTACTCTTGAGTGGTGGATAAGAGTAAGAGATTCGAGCGAGTGCTGGTTCATCGATCTCTGAGTCTCATGACTAATAGTCATTGGATCGAGTGTTTTGCTGTGCGGTTGATATGGATTTTCTACTTTCAAATGGGGGAACATACTGGTTTAGCTGTTCGAAAACTCATTTGATCTTGGGCATAGTGATCGAGTCATTCGATTCGGATCAATGGACTGTCATctataagagatgatcagactgaaggtggctgtttttatctcttaaatCGCTCTGTCCCTCTGGCTCGTGAAGACGTCGTCTATAACGAATcggattcgctgttttcagaaacagagatgACAATCTCTTATCGATGGAACCTTTTcttaaacatactgttcagccgctagttaatgctcaactagatcaacataataaactgaaacacgtagtttttgaagaaatccaatccacgtgAACCACATCAACAAACACCTAAAAGTTGTTTAGATGCATGTAATGTATATTTCTTTATGTAGCTCCATCAAGCATTGTTGGGGACTGGAGCTGGACAATCAAAATCGGTAACAAAACATTTAAAAGAGCTAACATAACATCGTCTAGTaaaatattactatttttgtagTCTAGTGaaaatattactatttttgtatTTGACACTCATTATATCAGCATATAAACATTCTTTTCTTCTCATCTAATGTAGGTGGGTTAGTTACGTTCTGAGGACTGTCGTATCCATGGTCGAAGCATTCTCCGCTTCAAAGAGTCTTCACCTATCAATAGTTCTTAACAGACTGAATCGTATTCGCACTTCCATCGGTTTCTCTGCCGCAAAATATATCAACACACGCTTACGTGTGTTCGATGTCTGTAGTCACTGCATGACACGCTGAAACGCACACAGCTGTACTCATTGCTCTTGTATTTTGTCAACCAGTCAATCCCTCTTCTTCTCACAAGGCATATATAGTGAAACTTACACACCAATGAGACTGCTTGAATGTTCTTATCCTGTTGCATTCACATTCGTACCGATTCATTAAGGTGGAATGTATACGTTATACTCACATATTCTAATATTGGAATGATATTTCTTAAAATTATCGGTTTTAGATAAATTATTTCTCTTCCAACAATATCTTATACACTACAAGGACCATGAAGCTCATTTAAAGCTGAGCAGGAATACACTAACAGACATGGGGCACAGGTAAACATTAAAATACCAGCACAAATCTCGAGGTAAGCAAAATGGTATCCTAAAGCTATTATTACCCTAGATAGATTAAGAAAAAGTCGGatatacactgctggccaatgaaataggtgtgttatagattattttgtttttctctcaaatACACATACCAAGTTacagcagtctcaatcacacctaccgcacacacAAGCCTTGgtatctgtcaagttactagtgggttgttggcgctgatcacggctcacagaaaggaggcttgctattccgcgaattgacagttttcggtgacgtcagagaaatcgttgagataaacaaacggatttctcgaaagttgttaattgacaatatttgaaCTCCCacggtggaaaaaatagtgtgcaatggatttttgacgtaaattacgccataattacacaAGACACAGcggataatcagtgcatctatgtgactattagcgtaaatcgggaatttgtATGCAtgtcatagaaaacatatcccaccgtaattttctgatcatagcaaaggttttggacattCGCATAGCTTCCTTTTGATttaccaggtgccgatcattcgttagcagcaaacaatatatgaatttcatgtaattgttttcgccgacgatttctatgacgcgctctcgtcaaatgtttacactctaacgagttagcctagtatatgtaagccgtgggcGCTGATTATATTTACAATCTTTGTCAAGATGTAAAACAAGACTGCCACAGGCTTTTttgtgtggtcaatataataggtgtgtgaaatatattaactGGTTATTATTTTACTCAATACCATTATATGTTTAATTTGGTAAAGTTTGTATTCTGCGTGctaataaatgtatttaaatgttgaataagtcaaagatttgttatagaatgggtcgagcatctcactgtactcaagtggaacgagttttgctaagaaattttgttaaagAAGATAAGACGTACAAATAAATCGCGAGTACACTTTGACATTCCGAAAACTTCTttacaaatgccttaaaacctttgaaaaaagaaacacgcaaaaaaaaacccaagAAAACATCTACAGCAACTGACCATTGTATTGCATTATTAGCGAAATCTGATCCATTCACGTCATCCAGGACTATTACAGCACAGTTACAGTTTGCCGTAGGCTGTAAAACTccaatcttccagaaagaattgctaaaaatgttccaCTATTGCGAAGCAAAAGACTTCGCAGAAATATGCAATTTACTTTTCAACACCGTTAATGGGCATGGTTCAGAAGGAATCAAAATatggcgacatatccttcggagggacgaatcaaagataaacctgttttcctccgttgcacaacgaaacgttagacgtccaaagtgcaaaaagtttgatctgcgacacacgcaaaatatggtaaagcacggaggcgagaacaatgaggtttggGGCTACTTTTCGTGGAATGGCGCAGGTCCTATTTTTCGCAACaccactataatggcaagattcgaatgcaagACTAAAGAATGGACATTctaaaggatgtcatgcagtcctatgccaaagataacgtgcctttatatggcagtttcagcaagatattgatcgaaaacacacatcgaagtatgtaaaggaatgattccgggataataaagtgactataatttcggaccctaccaatctcctgtcattaatcccgtagaaaatctacggaatgtacttaaaaagaagttatccggtcaaaatttcagaaataagggtcgtttgtgggaagcagcttaaaaggaatgGTACACTATGCCAACGGAAacttatcagcgtttgaatgactcaatgccaaggcgaatggataaaatttggttgaataagggagGTTACACAGGCTACTAGTTgtcaaaaatattaaagtcttaaaatcattggatttcaagatttttaatgcaatggattacaatacacctattttattgaccaggtgcttttttggatttcatgagAAGAGAGAGTTCCTGTAAAGCATAAcaattaatttacaaataaaagtgttcttttgcatatttacgactgtgcctaactataaaatattggaataaataaatatttttagagaaaactcaaaatttaatgtatttttatctcacacctattttattggccagcagtgtaatactacccaggtaaccaataagcatgctgaatgcgtcttaacggctacttgataagcacttaagtcgttttaaatgctatttaaaagtcgcttttggcaaaatatacggctacattactgctgtgctatgaaaatgcttttttactactgttgtgcattcagaatgctgcttactggcaagaagtttttaaacagtttttcaaatgctgattaacaacagttatgcataacgaatgccagcatactgcaagaagcatcctgaatgcaaattttacgctactttactgcatacactaatgcttgttggttacctgggtaacAATGTACTGATTTTTGGACGGAGATACTAAATAACTCAACATTACGCTCAACAAACATTTCCTACTCTTCCCGCCCATCATTCCTTCTTTTTTATGGAGTGCATGTCATTTGCATGGACCAGCTCAGCCATTACCCAAATTATCCACCTGACCCGTACCAGGACTGACTTAACTATAACTGTTCCACCtggtttcgaaaaaaaacatcCAGGCCGTGTAGTTGGGATataatcacagactaacagacataacactcgaaaataatgctttgcccactttaacggtcattttaaatatatttgtagttgggactgtgaccACTGTGAAATTGTGGCGCCACtcacatatgaacaagcatatgggggatcccagtcaaaaagggcaagttgctagctaacggggggctatttgccaactcggatacgctaattgccctttaatttgccagcaaattgctggcaatcagggggctatttcaattgcaacatttgggcggtttgccaaaatttcatttttttgccgccctactcgctcttaaatcgcccccaaatcacCCAGgcaacgcgccatttaatcgcccttaattgcctaatatgaatattacaaataatacttattttagGATTCATTATCAACTCACACAAACTTATCAGtatatactaggtaatcaccaccaaactataggaagaatcaataaggaaattggtattgcatacCAAAACTTACTACGATCTGACTTTTatgactttaggtcagagatcttgttccactatacttacacaggattctacaatttcccacattcgttggctaaatgaagtgcagaACACgcgaattgattaaaaaaaatgagcttaagccaaacatgaaccgccatgtttgaaaagcgcaaaaacaaccaagtccatttcagccgccagaaaatttgtctaagtgttgaaattgcgtttaaatcgcattcgcaaattgcatttgttcctaggggcaattagcacaggcgagttgagtcaaacgtcaaactttttaaatcgcctgaccatgttcgtccgcatttttttcgacaaggaatcgcctgaccatgttcgtccgctttTTTTTCGACAGGGATAgatcactagtgaaaaattgatcccaagcctgaggggtaacccacccagcaaataagtgtttgggaccgtgaataaaaggtggagctagtgttttgggaaaattgccggatcgatattttttaagggaattccctcatagtgttatgtctgttagtctgtgatataaTGGCAACAGCATTTATCTCAGTTGCCAATACGAGGGTAGCTGTATCAAGCTTCAAAAAATCCGGAATATGGCCTGGTAACCGAAACATTTTTTAACGATGAATGCGATGCGCCGGCGGAAGTAACAGCTCAGCCAAAGATGGAGCTCGTTGTAACTCCTGCAGTTACCACAGCGAAAAATGTAGTCGAAACACCCGAGGTTATTGAACAGCATCGTACACTGCAAGTATCGCTTGACAGCGACCACGGATCGTCTTTCAGCGTTTAtgcggaatttttttttgccagtTCTGAAAATTGATGGACCGAGAGTTTCAAAAAGAAAGTGAAAAGGCCAAAAGACGATCGAAATTACATCTGCGGCATACCGCAAGGAATTGGCAGAAGTTGATGCTGCTAAGGAAATTAAATTAACCAAACAGGCGAAAAAACCAAACAAATCGAAGCTAGACAAAGTTTTGAGGGACTCACTTTGTTGCGATCAGTGTGAATCTTTCTTTGTTAATTCAATCTGGCTGGATTAAATGCTTTAACTGCAGTACTCGATTTAATGTAGTTTGCTACGGCGTAAACACATATGTATTGCTTGCAACGAATGAGCTTgcgtggattttttttaatgagtAATACTTTTCATAAATTTAGATTTTCCTGGTTATGAACTATAAAAAATGGTCTATTTCAATCCCCCAATAgtgcattaatttcatgaaTCCAGTTAGTATTTAGCGTTTCGAattctcatcatcactagctaGCATCTTCTTGGTACCAGTTAGATGCTAAATCTAAACTAGCcaaaaaaattcatgacaatgattattttactatttgttttgtttatttcagtttcatttgaaaaagctaTAGTAGTTTTACGATGGGAAGATgagtcaaatcgttgtaacggcACGAAGAATGTGTTTAATGCGAAATGATTCAGGCAATGTAACGAGGGTATTAGGTTACCGTATTCAATAAAATTCGGGTTCGTTTCtttgtatattttttgtattttattctCCGGAGTAAAAAGGTACTAATTCGTTTATGAGCTTTATAATTGAGTAATTCGGGATGTTCTAGTTGGTCATGCCATTTGCTGATGCGCATGAGAATTGATCTAATTGATGGTTATCGAAAAAGATACATACTGCAAACATTTAACGCCTATGTCGAGAAGTATTTGTTTGGCGACGTGGTGCTAGTAAGGATACTAAAATTACACTGTTTTACACTCAGTACATATTGCAGCGGTGCTTGCCggtgttttgtgtaaatatATAGGTACTATGTTTGCGATAAATATATAAACACTTTCTCTGTGAACAAGTTTGTTTAACCTATTCTGAACGTTTGTTTTCAAATTATGTTTAGAATGGAGAATTTATAGCGTGGAAGCAGCTTTTATAGCGCAAAAAATGGTAAATAAATAACTATGTTTTActaatttcaaactttaacaATATGGAAGTCATGGCAATTCATTAACGTGTCGTTCAATGGATGAGGTTAGATTACACAAACCTCCTAATTTTCACAAAGGGCAAAGAATTTGGTTTAGTTCCGGTTTGTAGTTGTCACATGTGTCTACTAATTCTATTAGAAGTGAGTGATCCGTGCGTATGAATGTGCAGCGGTGCGTTTTTATATCtagaaaaagaaagccaaactATTAGTaaatatcgtttttttttcttcactgtGTACCATTCGAATGCTACATCA carries:
- the LOC131691342 gene encoding mitotic spindle assembly checkpoint protein MAD1 — protein: MMENNRVESVGPGDNETLVSLSKRLSYDYSNVSFELNRKKRKLYDMNDISSDGNNSTMEERCLESSGVANNSNALQSPWETRRMKADLIEARSRITMLKKEIEHQNTEMATSQLKNQHKISSLEKELSYNVKKVSDLEKHISALRKREKAAQEDLVKYKNQYNILKQSSGDQLFELRRALKDLEQQYTFEKSELNSEVRDLNSQMMEIEDQLSITQEELDTYKEMNETLQSKADSYDASQKELDEVKEKLAEAESRIKTLEYEVGSYEDWKNLSKVSTSRLANYAEQEKELTRLKEEFKNLHEVIGNKMLLEEQVASLTTRLENFEKNEIDAVALSVKVKDLEKELADWRQLAADFCPKNSARSPIIVRSQIEQILQKDLILTSEKTSVKNEKSQIQTVIDEVRAENEQLQKQLEDHKRSLRNHQTILHRVQKKLHLVAGERDCWKQLLDSYEKDLTINPTTVSSQEALMRTRIEMLEKQLSGYRELNTKMENELQAAKSMPDTGMDSALTSEQYEKLRREIDMFRMENERLKKRKDELELELENVTLRAEINRDRYKVVRFEDSPANEAYEAHKNEVEKLQAEIERLKIRNRKLEEGNDELTIRLNDSNMTMNVMELNNLKAQVQSLEAKNQHIKEVYKAASNEFREVCYMLFGYRVDRVGNTNYRISSMYAESEEEYLNFRLNESGTVLNMLETAYSEAIADMVTTHLGTHGSLPAFLSTLTLDLFNRTTVMVQG